A single genomic interval of Drosophila virilis strain 15010-1051.87 chromosome 2, Dvir_AGI_RSII-ME, whole genome shotgun sequence harbors:
- the TfIIA-L gene encoding transcription initiation factor IIA subunit 1 isoform X2 has translation MALCQTSVLKVYHAVIEDVISNVRDAFLDEGVDEQVLQEMKQIWRNKLLASKAVELNPEPGEPGHHPPPIVANNPKAANAKAKKAAAAAAASQQNNSGATGGISSSADSNKLASPSIAGKSTAIGAAAGGGMKNGIGAIKQEVTSQNPPPLHPTSGATMMQKQQAAAAGATSGGQTPIPIVAQLDPNRIMPVNITLPSPPGSTNSESRVLTIQVPASALQENQLTQILTAHLISSIMSLPTTLASSVLQQHVNAALSNANHQKNLALAKQLDGALDSSEEDESEESDDNVDNDDDDDLDKDDDDDAEHEDAAEEEPLNSEDDVTDEDSAEVFDTDNVIVCQYDKITRSRNKWKFYLKDGIMNMRGKDYVFQKSNGDAEW, from the exons ATGGCATTATGCCAAACATCAGTG CTGAAAGTCTATCATGCCGTCATCGAGGATGTCATCTCGAATGTGCGCGACGCCTTTCTGGATGAGGGCGTTGATGAGCAGGTGCTGCAGGAAATGAAACAGATATGGCGCAATAAGCTATTAGCAAGTAAGGCGGTCGAATTGAATCCCGAACCCGGCGAGCCGGGCCACCACCCACCGCCCATTGTGGCCAACAATCCAAAG GCTGCCAATGCCAAGGCCAAAaaagccgccgccgctgcagctgcttcaCAACAGAACAACAGCGGCGCCACCGgcggcatcagcagcagcgcagaCAGCAATAAGCTGGCATCGCCATCGATTGCCGGCAAATCAACAGCCATTGGCGCCGCAGCTGGCGGCGGCATGAAGAATGGCATCGGTGCCATTAAACAGGAGGTCACATCACAGAATCCACCGCCGCTGCATCCCACAAGCGGTGCGACAATGATGCAaaagcagcaggcagcggcCGCTGGTGCCACATCCGGTGGCCAAACGCCAATACCAATTGTCGCACAATTGGATCCCAATCGCATTATGCCTGTTAAT ATAACGTTACCTTCGCCGCCGGGATCAACAAATTCGGAATCTCGTGTGCTCACCATACAAGTGCCCGCATCGGCACTGCAGGAGAATCAGTTGACCCAAATATTAACCGCTCATCTGATTTCATCAATTATGTCATTGCCCACCACGTTAGCCTCCTccgtgctgcagcagcatgtGAATGCAGCGCTTAGCAATGCCAATCATCAAA AAAATTTGGCCCTTGCCAAACAACTAGACGGCGCTTTAGATTCATCAGAGGAGGATGAAAGCGAGGAGAGCGATGATAATGTAGAcaatgatgacgatgacgatctAGAcaaagatgatgatgatgatgcggaGCACGAGGATGCTGCCGAGGAGGAGCCGCTTAATAGCGAGGATGATGTCACCGACGAGGACTCGGCTGAAGTTTTTGACACAGATAACGTTATTGTTTGCCAGTACGATAAA ATCACACGCTCGCGCAACAAATGGAAATTCTATCTCAAGGATGGTATTATGAATATGCGTGGCAAGGATTATGTGTTTCAAAAATCCAACGGCGATGCGGAATGGTAA
- the TfIIA-L gene encoding transcription initiation factor IIA subunit 1 isoform X1, with amino-acid sequence MALCQTSVLKVYHAVIEDVISNVRDAFLDEGVDEQVLQEMKQIWRNKLLASKAVELNPEPGEPGHHPPPIVANNPKSSKAANAKAKKAAAAAAASQQNNSGATGGISSSADSNKLASPSIAGKSTAIGAAAGGGMKNGIGAIKQEVTSQNPPPLHPTSGATMMQKQQAAAAGATSGGQTPIPIVAQLDPNRIMPVNITLPSPPGSTNSESRVLTIQVPASALQENQLTQILTAHLISSIMSLPTTLASSVLQQHVNAALSNANHQKNLALAKQLDGALDSSEEDESEESDDNVDNDDDDDLDKDDDDDAEHEDAAEEEPLNSEDDVTDEDSAEVFDTDNVIVCQYDKITRSRNKWKFYLKDGIMNMRGKDYVFQKSNGDAEW; translated from the exons ATGGCATTATGCCAAACATCAGTG CTGAAAGTCTATCATGCCGTCATCGAGGATGTCATCTCGAATGTGCGCGACGCCTTTCTGGATGAGGGCGTTGATGAGCAGGTGCTGCAGGAAATGAAACAGATATGGCGCAATAAGCTATTAGCAAGTAAGGCGGTCGAATTGAATCCCGAACCCGGCGAGCCGGGCCACCACCCACCGCCCATTGTGGCCAACAATCCAAAG AGCTCCAAG GCTGCCAATGCCAAGGCCAAAaaagccgccgccgctgcagctgcttcaCAACAGAACAACAGCGGCGCCACCGgcggcatcagcagcagcgcagaCAGCAATAAGCTGGCATCGCCATCGATTGCCGGCAAATCAACAGCCATTGGCGCCGCAGCTGGCGGCGGCATGAAGAATGGCATCGGTGCCATTAAACAGGAGGTCACATCACAGAATCCACCGCCGCTGCATCCCACAAGCGGTGCGACAATGATGCAaaagcagcaggcagcggcCGCTGGTGCCACATCCGGTGGCCAAACGCCAATACCAATTGTCGCACAATTGGATCCCAATCGCATTATGCCTGTTAAT ATAACGTTACCTTCGCCGCCGGGATCAACAAATTCGGAATCTCGTGTGCTCACCATACAAGTGCCCGCATCGGCACTGCAGGAGAATCAGTTGACCCAAATATTAACCGCTCATCTGATTTCATCAATTATGTCATTGCCCACCACGTTAGCCTCCTccgtgctgcagcagcatgtGAATGCAGCGCTTAGCAATGCCAATCATCAAA AAAATTTGGCCCTTGCCAAACAACTAGACGGCGCTTTAGATTCATCAGAGGAGGATGAAAGCGAGGAGAGCGATGATAATGTAGAcaatgatgacgatgacgatctAGAcaaagatgatgatgatgatgcggaGCACGAGGATGCTGCCGAGGAGGAGCCGCTTAATAGCGAGGATGATGTCACCGACGAGGACTCGGCTGAAGTTTTTGACACAGATAACGTTATTGTTTGCCAGTACGATAAA ATCACACGCTCGCGCAACAAATGGAAATTCTATCTCAAGGATGGTATTATGAATATGCGTGGCAAGGATTATGTGTTTCAAAAATCCAACGGCGATGCGGAATGGTAA
- the LOC6630441 gene encoding aprataxin and PNK-like factor, with protein sequence MSSQEDLEEISGKENESLTGAATANPSKRKLCDQAEAIVDTSVINKRRKSEDSEGSESSDNNKVKIETADAEANDKIEPNNNSILVAIKTEPGEEPEDSSVPAASTSSNIPPAISIKTEAANSDAVAVTEAASSSTVVKTEPTNSSQSAIVDNSVSSSTLRPSCRFGIRCYRRNPAHRNTEAHPGDSDYRRPSYPTPPLGTPACQFGNSCYRRNPVHFQQFSHPSDFNSAQNIRNRLRQRRDKTQNSNAQADEYSDFESDEEEDPFHDQGDSDLDYKPGADEDKDDDEDDELEFNSERQNCDEFD encoded by the exons ATGAGCTCCCAAGAGGACTTAGAGGAAATCAGTGGCAAGGAGAATGAATCACTAACTGGTGCTGCGACTGCAAATCCCTCGAAACGAAAGCTATGCGACCAGGCGGAAGCTATCGTGGATACCAGTGTAATAAATAAACGCAGGAAATCAGAGGACAGTGAAGGCTCAGAATCTAGCGACAATAATAAGGTAAAAATTGAAACAGCAGATGCCGAAGCCAACGACAAAATAGAGCCCAACAATAATAGCATACTAGTGGCGATAAAAACCGAACCAGGTGAAGAGCCTGAAGACAGTAGCGTCCCTGCGGCTAGCACTAGCTCAAATATACCACCTgctatttcaataaaaacggAGGCAGCCAATAGCGATGCAGTTGCAGTAACGGAGGCAGCCAGCAGTTCCACTGTTGTCAAGACAGAACCAACCAATAGCAGCCAGTCCGCGATTGTTGATAACTCGGTCTCGTCCAGTACTTTACGACCATCCTGCCGTTTCGGCATACGTTGCTACAG ACGAAATCCGGCTCACCGGAATACAGAGGCACATCCTGGCGATTCGGATTATCGTCGTCCCAGTTATCCAACACCACCTTTGGGCACACCAGCATGTCAATTTGGCAACTCCTGCTACCGTCGAAACCCAGTACACTTTCAACAGTTTTCCCATCCTTCAGATT TCAATTCCGCCCAGAACATACGCAATCGCTTACGCCAGCGTCGCGACAAGACGCAAAATTCCAATGCCCAGGCAGACGAATACTCTGATTTTGAATCAGACGAGGAGGAGGATCCATTTCACGATCAGGGTGACTCTGATTTGGACTATAAGCCTGGCGCGGATGAAGACAAAGACGACGACGAGGATGATGAACTTGAATTCAATAGCGAGCGTCAGAACTGTGATGAATTTGattag
- the LOC6630212 gene encoding uncharacterized protein, which produces MKRYKQKLREVWLQMPEFRPWLRRDPEDSYRARCRFCKCGVNTKICDLRAHALTKKHQKMNAAVETKRNDSSNDDSASMDHHTDYRTSKATAAKRYRSHADDNKNNMKLSPVKTEKRGSNGPDYEAIIESLALYEPEQIMFSNGSTTQSDDQIEHPAPTVNIDEESITNAVTVAVKNLKDSPQIFGDFVADRLRQLSVKTSELTKDKIMQVLLEAAALDRSNNCN; this is translated from the exons atgaaGAGATATAAGCAGAAACTGCGAGAAGTCTGGCTGCAAATGCCAGAGTTCCGGCCATGGCTACGACGAGATCCCGAGGACTCATACAGAGCGCGTTGTCGTTTCTGCAAGTGTGGGgtaaacacaaaaatatgtgACTTGCGCGCTCATGCGCTCACAAAGAAGCACCAAAAAATGAATGCCGCAGTTGAAACCAAAAGAAATGACTCG AGCAATGATGACTCTGCATCTATGGACCACCACACAGACTATAGGACCAGCAAAGCGACAGCAGCCAAACGCTATAGAAGCCACGCTGatgataacaaaaacaatatgaaaTTGTCACCAGTTAAAACGGAAAAGAGAGGCAGCAACGGACCCGATTATGAGGCCATTATAGAAAGTCTAGCGTTGTACGAACCGGAACAAATAATGTTCTCCAATGGGTCAACCACACAGTCGGACGATCAAATCGAGCATCCTGCACCCACAGTAAACATAGATGAAGAGAGCATCACCAATGCTGTTACCGTTGCCGTCAAGAACCTTAAGGATTCACCACAAATATTTGGTGACTTTGTTGCTGATCGACTAAGGCAATTATCGGTCAAAACATCGGAGCTTACCAAGGACAAAATTATGCAGGTTCTTCTAGAAGCTGCTGCATTAGACAGATCAAACAATTGCAACTGA
- the LOC6630211 gene encoding uncharacterized protein — protein sequence MKSPKNKLKSNDDLKVQKKSEDVAEKSKTIKKAPKSKKAKVTKNATKSAVVEEAKGSPKNLSVADLAKIEKKKAKKQAQKLKKQQRKLTTETIEKESKVESKAEEKTLAEPNKKKKSLPVAKTTTKPDKKQKGKAKAKKGNDKDPEALKRERDPATEAATIFVGNLPINTKRVQLVRLLQPFGTVHSIRLRTAGGKQLFKHKQRKGAGSLNAYVVLDSAVIAEKALALNGTEFKENHLRVTPAAQVRGAVGAAGNDQASNDADVKRTVFVGNLKYTASEQKLREIFSSCGEIDYIRCLQDGDKGCKGVAYVCFQKPDAVGLALELNETLLDDRPIHVERYSVKKLGAKQARDSAAAAATGPQSKSKNKANATGAKKRIDKRQRKENGTPNEPTKSVAGKKKSEYRGVKVDAIKKNKKPKKKTNNQMNALAKKIAPKTSN from the exons ATGAAATCgccgaaaaataaattaaagagcAACGATGACTTAAAAGTTCAAAAGAAGTCAGAAGATGTTGCAgagaaaagcaaaacaattaaaaaggcACCAAAGTCAAAGAAGGCGAAAGTGACCAAAAACGCTACAAAGAGCGCCGTCGTGGAGGAGGCGAAAGGGAGCCCCAAGAATCTATCTGTAGCTGATTTAGCCAAGATCGAgaagaaaaaagccaaaaaacaggcacagaaactcaaaaaacagCAGCGAAAATTGACTACTGAAACAATAGAAAAGGAGTCCAAGGTGGAGTCCAAAGCAGAGGAAAAAACATTGGCTGaaccaaacaaaaagaagaagagttTACCAGTAGCAAAAACAACCACAAAACCGGACAAGAAACAGAAGGGcaaagcaaaagccaaaaaaggAAATGACAAGGATCCAG aagcTCTGAAACGGGAACGAGATCCTGCCACCGAAGCAGCGACAATATTTGTCGGCAATCTGCCTATCAATACGAAGCGCGTCCAGCTTGTGCGTCTGCTTCAACCTTTTGGCACCGTGCACTCAATCCGTCTGCGTACGGCGGGTGGCAAGCAACTGTTTAAGCACAAACAGCGCAAGGGAGCGGGCTCCTTGAACGCCTACGTGGTATTGGATAGTGCTGTAATAGCTGAGAAAGCACTGGCGCTAAATGGCACAGAATTCAAGGAGAATCACTTGCGTGTTACACCAGCAGCGCAGGTTAGAGGTGCTGTGGGAGCTGCTGGCAATGATCAAGCATCCAACGATGCCGACGTCAAGCGCACAGTATTTGTGGGCAATCTTAAATACA CGGCCAGTGAGCAGAAGCTGCGTGAGATCTTCTCCAGCTGTGGCGAAATCGACTACATACGTTGCCTGCAGGACGGTGACAAGGGCTGCAAGGGTGTGGCATATGTTTGCTTCCAGAAACCAGATGCGGTCGGGCTTGCACTTGAGCTGAATGAGACGTTGCTCGACGATAGACCCATACACGTGGAACGCTACTCAGTGAAAAAACTGGGTGCTAAACAGGCGCGTGActctgcggctgctgcagcgacGGGGCCACAatcaaaatcgaaaaataaGGCGAATGCGACGGGTGCGAAGAAGCGCATAGACAAGCGGCAAAGGAAAGAAAATGGAACACCCAACGAGCCCACCAAATCTGTTGCTGGCAAAAAGAAATCCGAATACCGAGGAGTCAAAGTCGATGCCATCAAAAAGAACaagaaaccaaaaaagaaaaccaataATCAAATGAACGCGCTGGCCAAGAAAATTGCGCCCAAGACTAGCAATTAA
- the LOC6630210 gene encoding putative transferase CAF17, mitochondrial isoform X1, whose translation MNYSLSRSIYDVSKTYAILIDTTKWATAHTKTFTRRMNVCKNFKFLRIARNCIRNYAGRLPAPRSTNNAFTLEPLRQRELIRVHGAEVVPFLQGLVTNDVSRLQEANGPSSMYALFLNRGGRLMYDTIIYRTNDPDTFLLECDRDASSDFRRHLRMYRVRKRIDIDTVDDEYVPWVIFNENGRGDIRTHKAMDLFIAPDPRVGSMGTRVLAPADLNSTKLSKDLWRNHDVVAINPTPDSNYKLLRYKQGIGEGIEELPPGKCFPLEANADYLNGVSFNKGCYVGQELTARVHHSGVIRKRYMPIRFTAPVSSNQTVKSVAGANLGRVFGHAHNHGVALLRIEPVLHGDQQLVLDGERCFVDRPHWWPKDMTAKRGLAAME comes from the exons ATGAATTACAGCTTAAGCCGCTCAATTTACGac GTAAGCAAAACTTATGCAATACTGATAGACACTACCAAGTGGGCCACCGCACATACCAAAACCTTTACCCGCAGGATGAATGTGTgtaaaaatttcaagtttctaCGCATTGCACGCAACTGCATACGCAACTATGCTGGAAGGTTACCAGCACCCAGATCTACAAACAATGCATTCACATTAGAGCCTCTCCGTCAGCGGGAATTGATACGTGTGCATGGCGCCGAGGTGGTGCCATTTCTCCAGGGCCTCGTGACGAACGATGTGTCCCGCTTGCAAGAGGCCAACGGGCCCTCATCGATGTACGCATTGTTTCTGAACCGAGGCGGTCGTTTAATGTACGACACAATCATCTATCGCACCAATGATCCGGATACCTTTTTGCTTGAATGTGATCGAGATGCGTCCTCGGATTTTCGTCGCCATTTGCGCATGTATCGCGTACGCAAACGCATCGACATTGACACCGTAGACGATGAGTATGTGCCCTGGGTGATATTTAATGAGAATGGACGGGGCGATATACGTACACACAAGGCTATGGATTTGTTTATTGCACCGGATCCGCGTGTCGGGAGTATGGGCACTCGTGTCCTGGCGCCTGCCGATTTGAATTCCACAAAGCTGTCCAAGGACTTATGGCGCAATCATGATGTGGTCGCCATTAATCCCACACCCGATAGCAACTATAAGCTGCTCCGCTATAAGCAGGGCATTGGTGAGGGTATTGAGGAGCTACCGCCAGGCAAATGCTTTCCGCTTGAGGCCAACGCCGATTATCTCAATGGAGTTAGCTTTAACAAGGGCTGCTATGTGGGCCAGGAGCTAACAGCACGGGTTCATCACTCTGGTGTCATACGCAAACGTTATATGCCCATACGCTTTACGGCGCCTGTTAGCTCCAATCAAACGGTAAAATCTGTTGCTGGCGCAAATCTTGGGCGGGTTTTTGGGCATGCCCATAACCATGGCGTGGCTTTATTGCGCATTGAACCCGTTCTCCATGGTGACCAGCAACTAGTGCTCGATGGCGAACGCTGCTTTGTGGATCGTCCGCATTGGTGGCCCAAGGATATGACCGCCAAACGTGGTCTTGCTGCTATGGAATGA
- the LOC6630210 gene encoding putative transferase CAF17, mitochondrial isoform X2, whose product MNVCKNFKFLRIARNCIRNYAGRLPAPRSTNNAFTLEPLRQRELIRVHGAEVVPFLQGLVTNDVSRLQEANGPSSMYALFLNRGGRLMYDTIIYRTNDPDTFLLECDRDASSDFRRHLRMYRVRKRIDIDTVDDEYVPWVIFNENGRGDIRTHKAMDLFIAPDPRVGSMGTRVLAPADLNSTKLSKDLWRNHDVVAINPTPDSNYKLLRYKQGIGEGIEELPPGKCFPLEANADYLNGVSFNKGCYVGQELTARVHHSGVIRKRYMPIRFTAPVSSNQTVKSVAGANLGRVFGHAHNHGVALLRIEPVLHGDQQLVLDGERCFVDRPHWWPKDMTAKRGLAAME is encoded by the coding sequence ATGAATGTGTgtaaaaatttcaagtttctaCGCATTGCACGCAACTGCATACGCAACTATGCTGGAAGGTTACCAGCACCCAGATCTACAAACAATGCATTCACATTAGAGCCTCTCCGTCAGCGGGAATTGATACGTGTGCATGGCGCCGAGGTGGTGCCATTTCTCCAGGGCCTCGTGACGAACGATGTGTCCCGCTTGCAAGAGGCCAACGGGCCCTCATCGATGTACGCATTGTTTCTGAACCGAGGCGGTCGTTTAATGTACGACACAATCATCTATCGCACCAATGATCCGGATACCTTTTTGCTTGAATGTGATCGAGATGCGTCCTCGGATTTTCGTCGCCATTTGCGCATGTATCGCGTACGCAAACGCATCGACATTGACACCGTAGACGATGAGTATGTGCCCTGGGTGATATTTAATGAGAATGGACGGGGCGATATACGTACACACAAGGCTATGGATTTGTTTATTGCACCGGATCCGCGTGTCGGGAGTATGGGCACTCGTGTCCTGGCGCCTGCCGATTTGAATTCCACAAAGCTGTCCAAGGACTTATGGCGCAATCATGATGTGGTCGCCATTAATCCCACACCCGATAGCAACTATAAGCTGCTCCGCTATAAGCAGGGCATTGGTGAGGGTATTGAGGAGCTACCGCCAGGCAAATGCTTTCCGCTTGAGGCCAACGCCGATTATCTCAATGGAGTTAGCTTTAACAAGGGCTGCTATGTGGGCCAGGAGCTAACAGCACGGGTTCATCACTCTGGTGTCATACGCAAACGTTATATGCCCATACGCTTTACGGCGCCTGTTAGCTCCAATCAAACGGTAAAATCTGTTGCTGGCGCAAATCTTGGGCGGGTTTTTGGGCATGCCCATAACCATGGCGTGGCTTTATTGCGCATTGAACCCGTTCTCCATGGTGACCAGCAACTAGTGCTCGATGGCGAACGCTGCTTTGTGGATCGTCCGCATTGGTGGCCCAAGGATATGACCGCCAAACGTGGTCTTGCTGCTATGGAATGA
- the LOC6630209 gene encoding cysteine-rich DPF motif domain-containing protein 1, which yields MTDDSLGNSFNVAAAADDDDDLNLDNEAAEIRRLQLPTSTEPLAQDDDERVANIEFKCSSCDMHEMVHFYGRAPPFALGVKFREDSYVLRDPFQAPPPRWQSKPEFYVSLGAKCAICGQVVCKDTSCSFYYTKTHCLPCARAELKTWPVEAQSRLRKQLAAKK from the coding sequence ATGACTGACGATTCGCTCGGCAACAGCTTCAatgtcgccgccgccgctgatgatgatgatgatttaAATCTTGACAACGAGGCGGCAGAGATTAGGCGATTGCAGCTGCCGACTTCAACGGAGCCTCTGGCACAGGATGATGATGAGCGTGTTGCGAACATCGAGTTCAAGTGCAGCTCTTGTGATATGCACGAGATGGTGCATTTCTATGGTCGGGCGCCGCCCTTTGCCCTGGGTGTCAAATTTCGTGAGGATAGCTATGTTTTACGCGATCCATTCCAGGCACCTCCGCCACGTTGGCAATCCAAGCCAGAGTTTTATGTATCATTGGGCGCCAAGTGCGCTATTTGCGGCCAAGTTGTGTGCAAGGATACGTCCTGCAGTTTCTATTATACAAAGACACATTGCCTGCCTTGTGCCAGGGCCGAACTTAAGACTTGGCCCGTTGAGGCGCAAAGTCGGCTACGCAAGCAATTGGCGGCCAAAAAATAG
- the Caf1-55 gene encoding chromatin assembly factor 1 p55 subunit isoform X1 — MVDRSDNAAESFDDAVEERVINEEYKIWKKNTPFLYDLVMTHALEWPSLTAQWLPDVTKQDGKDYSVHRLILGTHTSDEQNHLLIASVQLPSEDAQFDGSHYDNEKGEFGGFGSVCGKIEIEIKINHEGEVNRARYMPQNACVIATKTPSSDVLVFDYTKHPSKPEPSGECQPDLRLRGHQKEGYGLSWNPNLNGYLLSASDDHTICLWDINATPKEHRVIDAKNIFTGHTAVVEDVAWHLLHESLFGSVADDQKLMIWDTRNNNTSKPSHTVDAHTAEVNCLSFNPYSEFILATGSADKTVALWDLRNLKLKLHSFESHKDEIFQVQWSPHNETILASSGTDRRLHVWDLSKIGEEQSSEDAEDGPPELLFIHGGHTAKISDFSWNPNEPWIICSVSEDNIMQVWQMAENVYNDEEPEIPASDLETNTA, encoded by the exons ATGGTTGATCGCAGCGATAATG CAGCGGAATCTTTTGACGATGCCGTCGAGGAACGTGTGATTAACGAAGAGTACAAGATATGGAAAAAAAACACTCCATTTCTATACGATCTGGTCATGACGCACGCTCTGGAATGGCCTTCACTGACGGCGCAATGGCTGCCTGATGTAACCAAACAGGATGGCAAAGATTACTCCGTTCATCGCCTGATATTGGGCACACATACCTCGGATGAACAGAATCATTTGCTGATTGCCAGCGTCCAATTGCCTAGTGAGGATGCCCAGTTCGATGGCTCCCACTACGATAATGAGAAGGGCGAATTCGGTGGGTTTGGCTCAGTTTGTGGTAAAATCGAGATTGAAATCAAGATCAATCACGAAGGGGAAGTCAACCGTGCACGCTACATGCCGCAAAATGCTTGCGTTATTGCTACCAAAACTCCCTCAAGCGATGTTCTCGTATTTGACTATACAAAGCATCCCAGCAAACCGGAACCATCCGGCGAATGCCAGCCGGACTTGCGTTTGCGAGGACATCAGAAGGAAGGCTACGGTCTGTCGTGGAATCCCAATTTGAATG GTTACTTGCTCTCGGCCTCGGACGATCACACCATCTGCTTGTGGGATATCAATGCCACACCCAAGGAGCATCGCGTTATCGATGCGAAGAATATATTCACTGGCCATACCGCCGTCGTTGAGGATGTGGCTTGGCATTTGCTTCATGAATCACTGTTCGGTTCGGTGGCCGATGATCAGAAGCTGATGATTTGGGATacgcgcaacaacaacacatcaAAACCATCGCACACCGTTGATGCGCACACGGCCGAAGTGAACTGTTTGAGCTTTAATCCTTACTCAGAATTTATATTGGCCACGGGATCTGCGGATAAAACGGTCGCCTTGTGGGATTTGCGCAATCTCAAGTTGAAACTACATTCCTTTGAGTCGCACAAGGATGAAATCTTTCAGGTGCAATGGTCGCCCCATAATGAGACCATTCTGGCTTCCTCGGGCACCGATCGGCGTCTACATGTGTGGGATTTATCAAAAATTGGCGAGGAGCAGAGCTCTGAAGATGCCGAAGATGGTCCACCCGAGCTGCTTTTCATACACGGTGGCCATACGGCTAAAATCAGCGACTTCTCCTGGAACCCAAATGAGCCATGGATCATATGCTCTGTATCGGAGGACAATATCATGCAAGTATGGCAAATGGCCGAGAACGTGTACAACGATGAGGAACCCGAAATACCCGCCTCCGATCTGGAAACTAACACTGCTTAA
- the Caf1-55 gene encoding chromatin assembly factor 1 p55 subunit isoform X2: MVDRSDNAESFDDAVEERVINEEYKIWKKNTPFLYDLVMTHALEWPSLTAQWLPDVTKQDGKDYSVHRLILGTHTSDEQNHLLIASVQLPSEDAQFDGSHYDNEKGEFGGFGSVCGKIEIEIKINHEGEVNRARYMPQNACVIATKTPSSDVLVFDYTKHPSKPEPSGECQPDLRLRGHQKEGYGLSWNPNLNGYLLSASDDHTICLWDINATPKEHRVIDAKNIFTGHTAVVEDVAWHLLHESLFGSVADDQKLMIWDTRNNNTSKPSHTVDAHTAEVNCLSFNPYSEFILATGSADKTVALWDLRNLKLKLHSFESHKDEIFQVQWSPHNETILASSGTDRRLHVWDLSKIGEEQSSEDAEDGPPELLFIHGGHTAKISDFSWNPNEPWIICSVSEDNIMQVWQMAENVYNDEEPEIPASDLETNTA; the protein is encoded by the exons ATGGTTGATCGCAGCGATAATG CGGAATCTTTTGACGATGCCGTCGAGGAACGTGTGATTAACGAAGAGTACAAGATATGGAAAAAAAACACTCCATTTCTATACGATCTGGTCATGACGCACGCTCTGGAATGGCCTTCACTGACGGCGCAATGGCTGCCTGATGTAACCAAACAGGATGGCAAAGATTACTCCGTTCATCGCCTGATATTGGGCACACATACCTCGGATGAACAGAATCATTTGCTGATTGCCAGCGTCCAATTGCCTAGTGAGGATGCCCAGTTCGATGGCTCCCACTACGATAATGAGAAGGGCGAATTCGGTGGGTTTGGCTCAGTTTGTGGTAAAATCGAGATTGAAATCAAGATCAATCACGAAGGGGAAGTCAACCGTGCACGCTACATGCCGCAAAATGCTTGCGTTATTGCTACCAAAACTCCCTCAAGCGATGTTCTCGTATTTGACTATACAAAGCATCCCAGCAAACCGGAACCATCCGGCGAATGCCAGCCGGACTTGCGTTTGCGAGGACATCAGAAGGAAGGCTACGGTCTGTCGTGGAATCCCAATTTGAATG GTTACTTGCTCTCGGCCTCGGACGATCACACCATCTGCTTGTGGGATATCAATGCCACACCCAAGGAGCATCGCGTTATCGATGCGAAGAATATATTCACTGGCCATACCGCCGTCGTTGAGGATGTGGCTTGGCATTTGCTTCATGAATCACTGTTCGGTTCGGTGGCCGATGATCAGAAGCTGATGATTTGGGATacgcgcaacaacaacacatcaAAACCATCGCACACCGTTGATGCGCACACGGCCGAAGTGAACTGTTTGAGCTTTAATCCTTACTCAGAATTTATATTGGCCACGGGATCTGCGGATAAAACGGTCGCCTTGTGGGATTTGCGCAATCTCAAGTTGAAACTACATTCCTTTGAGTCGCACAAGGATGAAATCTTTCAGGTGCAATGGTCGCCCCATAATGAGACCATTCTGGCTTCCTCGGGCACCGATCGGCGTCTACATGTGTGGGATTTATCAAAAATTGGCGAGGAGCAGAGCTCTGAAGATGCCGAAGATGGTCCACCCGAGCTGCTTTTCATACACGGTGGCCATACGGCTAAAATCAGCGACTTCTCCTGGAACCCAAATGAGCCATGGATCATATGCTCTGTATCGGAGGACAATATCATGCAAGTATGGCAAATGGCCGAGAACGTGTACAACGATGAGGAACCCGAAATACCCGCCTCCGATCTGGAAACTAACACTGCTTAA